One genomic segment of Hordeum vulgare subsp. vulgare chromosome 2H, MorexV3_pseudomolecules_assembly, whole genome shotgun sequence includes these proteins:
- the LOC123430355 gene encoding uncharacterized protein LOC123430355, whose translation MALDCRALPQPAAACVAAVEVARPWSGDGGASSSTEERERDLAMDVALLWDDEGRMKRELVAWAKAVASMAIRESMRC comes from the coding sequence ATGGCTTTGGATTGCAGGGCCTTGCCGCAGCCGGCGGCCGCCTGCGTCGCCGCCGTCGAGGTGGCAAGGCCGTGGTCAGGGGACGGCGGTGCCAGTTCGTCTACGGAGGAGAGGGAAAGGGACCTCGCGATGGACGTGGCGCTGCTGTGGGACGACGAGGGGAGGATGAAGCGGGAGCTGGTCGCCTGGGCCAAGGCCGTGGCGTCGATGGCCATCAGGGAGTCCATGCGGTGCTAA